Proteins co-encoded in one Ammoniphilus sp. CFH 90114 genomic window:
- a CDS encoding anti-repressor SinI family protein produces the protein MERKTLEKEWMELVVEAMNANVSKEEFRAFLERKKMQKEEDQRAACLDKM, from the coding sequence ATGGAACGCAAAACGCTGGAAAAAGAATGGATGGAGCTTGTAGTAGAAGCTATGAATGCAAATGTAAGCAAGGAAGAGTTTAGAGCATTTTTAGAGCGTAAGAAGATGCAAAAGGAGGAAGATCAAAGGGCAGCTTGTCTAGATAAAATGTAA